Proteins encoded by one window of Tunturibacter psychrotolerans:
- a CDS encoding multicopper oxidase family protein, with protein MNRRSFLVATGTSLANAIVARNGRALAAPAPAAHAADLRLRIEPCTLDIGHGVQISTIAYNGQIPGPLLRLKKGKPTTIDVTNSTKNQDLVHWHGLATDSLNDGAVEEGSPLIALGATLRYHLTPNPSGTRWYHTHAMAMGDLSLAAYTGQFGFLLIDGEPDPGRHDKEINLAIHHWGPHFVPMVETMRTQSQNMPQTSGSDVGYTHATINAHMLGAGEPIRVKQGESVLFRLLNASATENVVLALPGHTFRVIAMDGNPVPNPTSVEVLSLAVAERVDALVEMNSPGVWVLGSTLKESRDIGLGVVIEYAGKSGDPVWRDPQPTEWDYTRFAANNPVPDPEETFTLTFRDAGALNGSQFDTWTINGDAWPNVKPLKVKHGKRYRMVFRNASGDQHPIHLHRHSFEVTRIEDQHLSGLIKDTVNVMPLQTVAVDFIADNPGDSLIHCHQQLHMDYGFMQIIKYAD; from the coding sequence ATGAACCGGAGAAGTTTCTTAGTTGCAACAGGCACGTCCCTGGCCAATGCGATCGTCGCACGAAACGGTCGAGCATTGGCGGCACCAGCGCCAGCAGCCCACGCCGCCGATCTTCGCCTGCGCATCGAGCCCTGCACTCTGGACATCGGCCACGGCGTGCAGATTTCAACCATCGCGTACAACGGCCAAATCCCTGGCCCCCTGCTTCGCCTGAAAAAAGGCAAGCCCACCACCATCGACGTCACCAACTCTACGAAAAACCAAGACCTCGTCCACTGGCACGGCCTCGCCACCGATTCGCTCAATGACGGCGCAGTCGAAGAAGGCTCTCCATTAATCGCGCTAGGAGCAACATTGCGCTATCACCTCACGCCCAATCCCTCCGGCACCCGCTGGTATCACACCCACGCCATGGCCATGGGAGATCTCTCCCTCGCCGCCTACACCGGCCAGTTCGGTTTTCTCCTCATCGACGGTGAGCCCGACCCCGGGCGTCACGACAAGGAAATAAATCTCGCCATTCATCACTGGGGACCCCACTTCGTCCCCATGGTCGAGACCATGCGCACACAATCGCAGAACATGCCGCAGACCTCCGGCTCCGACGTCGGCTACACCCACGCCACCATCAACGCGCACATGCTCGGCGCAGGCGAACCCATCCGCGTCAAACAAGGAGAGAGCGTCCTCTTCCGTCTCCTCAACGCCAGCGCAACCGAAAATGTGGTTCTCGCTCTTCCCGGCCACACTTTCAGGGTCATCGCAATGGATGGCAACCCCGTCCCGAACCCCACCTCCGTCGAGGTTCTGTCTCTTGCCGTCGCCGAGCGTGTAGATGCGCTTGTCGAGATGAACTCGCCCGGCGTCTGGGTCTTGGGTTCGACGTTGAAAGAAAGCCGCGACATCGGCTTAGGTGTCGTCATCGAGTACGCGGGCAAGTCAGGCGACCCGGTATGGCGCGACCCGCAGCCCACAGAGTGGGATTACACCCGCTTCGCCGCCAACAATCCGGTCCCTGACCCAGAAGAAACCTTCACTCTCACCTTCCGCGATGCGGGCGCACTCAACGGCTCTCAATTCGACACCTGGACCATCAACGGCGATGCATGGCCGAACGTAAAACCCCTCAAGGTCAAACATGGCAAGCGCTATCGCATGGTCTTCCGCAACGCCAGCGGCGACCAGCACCCAATACATTTGCATCGCCACAGCTTCGAGGTCACACGCATCGAAGATCAACACCTCAGCGGTCTCATCAAAGACACCGTTAATGTGATGCCGCTCCAAACCGTTGCCGTAGACTTCATTGCAGACAACCCAGGCGACTCACTTATCCACTGCCATCAGCAACTCCACATGGACTACGGCTTCATGCAAATCATCAAGTACGCGGACTAG